One Gadus morhua chromosome 23, gadMor3.0, whole genome shotgun sequence DNA segment encodes these proteins:
- the LOC115537440 gene encoding beta-1,4 N-acetylgalactosaminyltransferase 2, protein MSFLWKSSNFTVEKMIVPPKKMWTPPTGLVKPPASCTCPAKSFDLAGSIPTANRADIQKRRAEEYKKHQARTSSILNTLLFAQSNSPLQYPIQGFTVRPLVPTLIPGLALHGVQRSGYKVSLLVTKGVLCLGSPSDVPSVEGGKKWLILETLSLEELNKLLADVTYTLPVYHIHTGDLVHFSYEHHEAVFPIAIRQPSVPVLFDMGTNVSDQVTVTTKTFMRYKELKVLIRSLRQFYKDVVLVVADDSFTPENIREENVLQYVMPGGQGWFAGRTLAVSQVTTKYFLWVDDDFLFTEKTKIEDLVEVMEATPELDVVGGSVTGNQFYFSIAYEEGDGVTGGCMDRKPNIKFQSLPNYPQCSIVNGVVNFFLARTDAVNRVRFDPKLKRVAHSEFFMDGLGQLMVASCSHVSIGHQPRGANAQYGRFRHPGKDDVQFKLQLHYYKNHLQCIHYG, encoded by the exons ATGAGCTTCCTCTGGAAGTCTTCCAACTTTACAGTAGAGAAAATGATTGTCCCCCCAAAGAAAATGTG GACCCCTCCTACTGGTCTAGTTAAGCCTCCGGCTTCCTGCACATGCCCAGCGAAGTCATTCGATCTGGCAGGGAGCATTCCCACTGCCAACCGAGCAGACATTCAGAAACGACGGGCAGAGGAGTACAAGAAGCACCAGGCGAG AACAAGCTCCATTTTGAACACACTCCTCTTTGCTCAATCCAACTCTCCACTGCAGTATCCCATTCAGGGTTTCACAGTACGCCCCTTGGTCCCCACTCTCATTCCAG GTTTAGCGTTGCACGGGGTTCAAAGAAGCGGCTACAAG GTATCACTACTGGTCACCAAGGGTGTCCTCTGTCTAGGGAGCCCAAGTGACGTACCGAGTGTGGAAG GTGGAAAGAAATGGCTGATCTTGGAGACGCTCAGCTTAGAGGAACTCAACAAACTACTGGCGGATGTCACCTACACCCTCCCTGTGTACCACATACACACCGGAGACCTGG TTCACTTTTCGTATGAGCATCATGAAGCTGTGTTCCCAATCGCTATTCGGCAACCATCCGTACCTGTGCTTTTCGACATGGGAACAA ACGTTAGCGACCAAGTGACAGTCACCACCAAGACCTTTATGCGCTACAAGGAGTTGAAGGTGCTCATAAGAAGCCTAAGACAATTCTACAAAGACGTGGTGCTTGTTGTGGCCGATGACAGCTTTACTCCAGAAAACATCAGAGAAGAAAATGTTCTGCAATACGTCATGCCCGGGGGACAG GGCTGGTTTGCTGGCAGAACCCTGGCTGTCTCTCAAGTCACCACCAAGTACTTTCTTTGGGTGGATGACGACTTTCTATTCACTGAGAAAACAAAGATAGAGGAtctggtggaggtgatggaggcaaCACCAGAGTTGGATGTG GTTGGGGGTTCAGTTACTGGTAACCAGTTCTACTTCTCCATCGCCTATGAGGAAGGCGATGGAGTCACTGGAGGCTGTATGGACAGGAAGCCCAACATAAAGTTCCAATCACTACcaaattacccacaatgctccaTAGTCAATGGGGTGGTCAACTTCTTCCTGGCTCGTACCGATGCTGTAAATCGAGTGAGATTTGACCCCAAGCTGAAGAGAGTGGCACATTCAG AATTCTTCATGGATGGTCTTGGCCAATTGATGGTTGCTTCGTGTAGCCATGTTTCCATTGGCCATCAGCCGAGAGGGGCCAATGCTCAATATGGTCGGTTCAGACACCCCGGGAAGGATGATGTGCAGTTTAAATTACAGCTGCACTACTACAAAAACCATCTACAATGTATCCACTACGGATAG